The genomic interval TTGGTAGTTAATTGTCTACTGTACGTTACccacaaatgcagtttaatttgtaAATATGAGCTGTCTCAAATATATGGGAATTTATGAGAGAGAACAATTACAAGGGGTACTGGAaattgtggaaagagagagagagagagggggggaaggaagcGCGAGTAGTGGAATtgccactccccactcccccaaccccgGCACCAAAGGAACCAGCATGGACCATATATTCTCAATTTAAGACCCTGAACTAGCCTTGTAAATCACTCGATTCAGGGGCAATTTGgcattggcaataaatgctgccttgctcCTTGGTCCTGACAATATGAATTAAAATTTCCGAAGATGTATGCCGCAGACTATATAGGTACAACGACCAATATTTAGCAACCGATTTATATTTCTTTACTGTTTCTGGATgagtgaaacatgatttccccaTGGCCAACATTACAACCGTGATGCACCTGAAAACATCCCATTAATTATAATGTGTTGTGAAAGTCACTATCAATGTTAGTTTCGCAAAGTTTCTTCGGTGGAAACTTTAATCCTCAAGTTTCATTTATATTTCCTGCACGCTCTGGGGATAAGACATTAAATCCTTGGAGCTTGTATGTCCAGAATAATATTTACTTCCCATTAATTgctatttacttttttttgtggTTTGACCTCTGTTTTCTGGACTCAGAATCCTGAAATTtgctaatggtcagcatggatttgttgattATGTTATCACGAGAATAAACTGTCTCACAAGACGAAAGATCGCACATACTTCACATTCGCTTAATCACTGTATTTAGCCGGTACATGTTTATCAGTGATGGGATAGTTTGTTCATTCTGTCCACCTGTTTTCTTAATAATGCCTTCACATGGCATTATTACAACAAGATGGATTTCATCACAGGACGTTCGTCTCTCTTGTTGCTTGCAGTGAATGAAGGTGCACTCGTGGCGAAGCGTATCATTTTAGCTACAATTGTCCTCTAAAGATGGTATCATGACATTCGGAAACATATCttgcaaaataaattaaatcGCCAATTTATCAAAGACTGCGATATATGGTTGTACACTATTAAATATTCACGAGAACAGTATAGCTTTAAGAAATGTTGACGTAGTTGTTGAAAGGGACTGGTTGTGTCGCTGTGTACCAATGAAAACCTGAAATGCAAAGATAGATCCATTagccctcccacatcccagaaagaaaaatcagaatcGACGAGAAAACCGGGCAGTGCGCATTcaggttgtggattcaagatGAGAAGGTTAAACTTCATGCCTTTACGCATTTAGAAAGTAGACAGATTGCTGCAATAATTTGGGGGTAAGACCAGTTCTCCGGTATAATCGAGCAAAAGACTGGATTTGGAAAATAATTCAGTACAGAACAATGGCGAATTCGGCGCTCGACAACGCCATTGCGTTCAGCAGGTTTGCTTTCATGATTCTGGGATGTACAATGGGTCTGATTTCAGGACAAATTCGCTATTCTATCCCCGAGGAAATGGAATTAGGGGCGTTTGTTGGGAATATCGCTGAAGATTTGAGATTAAATGTACCGCAATTGTCCGCTCGTAAATTGCGACTAACCTCTGATAATGGTGGACAGTATATGAAGGTTAATTTGGATAGTGGATTTCTGTATATTCATGAAAGAATCGACAGGGAGTTTCTTTGTGGACCAGCAACAATGTGCACTATTCCGTTTGAAATAATACTGGAAAATCCTTTGACGGTGCATCGCGTGGAAGTGGAGATTCTTGACGTAAATGACAATCGCCCCACTTTTCGGGATAGCGCCGTTGCCTTACAGATAGCCGAAACCATTGCACCCGGGATACGCTTCCCTCTCGTGAGTGCGGAAGATCCGGACATTGGAATAAATACAGTCGCTGCTTATATAATCAGTTCCAATGAATACTTTAATCTGAAAGCGCAGAGAACTGAGAACGGCGTTATAAGTGCTGAGTTACAGTTAGAAAAACCATTAGACCGAGAGATGCAGTCAGCCTTTCAGCTGATCCTGACGGCTACTGACGGGGGAATCCCTCAGAGATCCGGCACAACTCAGATTCTCATTACCGTAGTGGACGTCAACGATAACCCACCAGTATTTGATCACGAAATATACAAGGGCAGCTTAATAGAAAGCGTACCAAAAGGAACCATGGTTATGAAAGTCAAAGCAAATGATTTGGACGAAGGGCTAAATGCTGAGATAACATATTCTTTCAGTAAGCTAACTTCACCAAAGGTTCTCGAATTGTTTAGTTTGAACCCCCACACTGGGGAGATTCGGGTCGCAGGAGAACTAGATTATGAAGAAACATCCAGTTATTCCCTGAATGTCCAAGCTGTGGATCACGGATCACCTGCGATAGCTGGGCACTCCAAAGTTTTCATCAAGGTGATTGATGTAAATGACAATGCGCCCGAGATAAAAGTGACATCCGTTACGAGCAAAATTCCGGAAAATGCTCCACCAGGAACTTTGATAAGTTTGCTCAATGTCATTGATCGCGATTCTGGAGAAAACGGGCAGTTTCACTGTGATGTCCCAAAGAATATTCCCTTTAGAATTCGAATGTCATCGAAAAATCATTTTGAGTTGATTACCAGTGATCTGTTGGACCGTGAAGTAGTCGCTGAGTATAAAATACCTTTTGTAGCTCGGGACTTAGGTTTGCCTTCGCTATCGACAAATAAAAGCATCCATGTTGTCATTTCAGACGTTAATGATAACGCCCCACAGTTTGGTGCATCGTCTTTCAACATATATATAATGGAGAATAACTCTCCTGGCAGTTCTATTTTCGCGGTAACTGCAAAGGATCGTGACATGGACCAGAATTCCCATATTTCTTATTCCTTTCTGGAGAATCTTGTTCAAGACTTTCCAGTGTCAACTTACCTCAGCATTAACACGATGAACGGAACCATTTACGCGCTGCGTTCTTTTGACTATGAGGAACTCAAAGCTTTCCAGCTGCATATTCAAGCCCGTGACGCTGGAGTGCCCCCGCTGAGCAGCAGCGCTACAGTAAATGTGATCATCCTGGATCAAAATGACAACGCTCCGGTAATTGTTTCGCCTTCAGCACACAGTGCACCAACAGCAGTGGAAATCGTTCCGCAATCAGCGGCCCAGGGGTACTTGGTTACTAAGATAATGGCAACCGATGCAGATTCTGGTCAGAACGCGCGGCTATTTTATCAAATGGTGAAAGCTACAGATCCCAGTTTGTTTAACATTGGAGAAAATTCTGGTGAAATCAGAACAGCGCGCAAAATCTTGGAGTCCGACACAACTACACAAACTCTTTTCATCTTGGTGAAGGACAACGGGAGGCCAAGCCGCTCCAGCTCGGTTACAATGCAGATTGCAGTCTTGCAGAATATCACTGAAAAAGTGACTGGTAAATCTTTGAGGAATTCCGAATATTTCCCTGATTTGAATCTTTATTTAATAATCATTTTCGGTTGCACTTCCGTTCTGTTTCTTGTGATTATCCTTCTGCTAATTGGCATGAAATATAAGCAGAACACAAATATCTCCCAAGAATATTATTCTCCCAGTTGTCGTGGAGATTCAAACTGTACGTTCAATCGGAGACCTGCAATGGAGGAAACTTTGCGCTATCCTGGGACTGGTCGTATGATTCACGTACAAGAAGCGCAACATTACTCGGTCTGTCTGTCTCCAGAATCAGCGAAGAGCGATTTTCTCTTTTTGAAGCCATGCAGCGCACCCATGTCTCAGGCCCAATGCTAAATTACAATGAGATGGTTACATCACGACTAAATTATTGATATATACATATCCATGAATGTGGATCAATATGAGCGATGTAgttcattaaatattttatttctgtatGTCTTTTATTTGTAGTAGCTGCGCTGAATTACTTATTGGTCAAAAATAAAATCTCCAGTAACTGGATTCCAAGCGTCTGAAACTGTGTTTTTGTTTACCTTGAACGAAGCCCCTGACTTGTCACTGAAAATCCTGCACAAATGCATTGTTTTTGGATCAACCATCGAAAGGAACTTGGTGCATGGATCCAGTCACTTTACTTCAAGATTTAACATTACATTGAGAAACATTCTGAGAATTCCAACGGAGTCGTCAATTGAAATTCTGCTTCGATATTCATCTGAAAATGTTGATGTCAACACTGAAAGTGAGAGAATAAATGGTACCAATTTATACGTAAGTATAATAAATCGTATAAATATTAGGCTACTAGGTCAGTCTGTTAATGATATTTAGAATATTTGGTGCAATCATATTTTACACAATGCATATTAATTATCAGACCCAGAAAGAATATCATTGAATACAATGGATCCATATTTTTAACGATATTCTTCCTGAGCCTGGTTATACCACTTATGATCTTTTCCTCTGCATTAGAGTTGAAACTATATTTGAATACATTTAAATCTAAACCGAATGTTAATCCTGTTGATTACCGAAGATCGACAGTGCCCTTTAAATGAACCATAAAAATCACGTTGCCTGGAACGCAAAGGGAGAGAATGAATCCCCGGGTCATTGCAATCTACTAGCCAAGATAGAAAAAGAATCTTGGCTATATCCATTTTTTGCATGTATCCAGATCTATCTTCGAAATAACCACGGTCCGGTTGGTTGCTGAAGTGTGGGAACAGCACTGGCGGATCAGGGGGAAGAGTTCACCAAGACAATTGCAACTGAAGAAGATTCTGGTTCATTCCATCAGATATTTAAAGCACCTTTTCCCGATTGTTGAAATTAGAAACCCTGAAATGACACAACAGTCCGACGTATCAAGCTTCAGTCACGTAAACTTCCATAATCTGTAGCATTTTGTCGCGTTCGCCCCTGTAGCACAGATGCACCCCGTGTTTAATAGAGGAAAATTTTACCAGAAATGATTGAAGTCAAAACTGTAACCTTATCAGAAGTCTTGGACGCGTGGGCTCTGACTCAATGGGCGATACGTTTGCGACTGAAGCAGACGCTTGCGCCTTCAAACCCCAATCAAGGACCAGAACAAATATTACAAATCTGATTCCCTTGTGCAGAACTTGTGGGGTGCTGCACTGACTAAGCTGTTGTCATCCAAGGTAACAGTTAAATGATGATCCCGTCTGCTCATTCACGAAGGCCTAAGTTATTATAAACGATGGCGTCGCGGAGATGAAGTTACGAAATGATTCCTCCAGATTTCTGAGAAGAACCCTTAAAACTGTTAATATCACAGCAGGTCAGCTGTAgtatttaaatgcagttaataatctggaaccaAACACTGATCCTTCCTAATGACTACAGTATAATTCGTCAAATTGTCattaaaacccatttggttcacaaaGATTATTTGGAGGAGGAAAACTGCCATCGTTACCTGGTTTAGCCTATTCATGGTTGAAGACCCACTTTGGTCATTTACTTACTGCGTCACCGCTGTATTTTCTCATATGATATGTTCGGTCTACCAGAACGAGCAGACGAAAGCCTCTTGCCACTGTTCACCTGAGTCACTACATCACAGTCAGTACAGCACCTTCACAAATCTTGCACATGGAATTACATTTTGCTTAGTTGTTTCGCCAGTTgtattattgtttttaaatgcttACAACTGCCTCAGAAGCATGTGTGTCACCAACGGAGCCACAGCAGGTTCACTGATAAGGTTACTAGTTTTCAATAATCTTTTCAAGATTGCCCACTATGGAGGATTGTATCAAAGTTTCAATTATCTGAGACAACTCACCTGACCATTTTAGTGGTAGCGAGAACAAGGGTGCAGCAGGAAAGATCTGAGCAGGTGTTTTTGCTGCATAACCGATTGACTGCTTCTCGTTAATTTTGTCAATGGTGGCGCAGCAGTTCTTCTATTGTCTTACACCGCCAGGTATCCTAGTCTTCTGTCggtgtctgtgcggagtttgcaccttctcaacGTGACGGTTTCCTctaatgctctggtttccttcaccATCTCAAATATATGCAAATCATCACTGTAAATTGGCCTTAAAtgtaggttaatgacaaagaAAGGATGCAAAAGGAGAGTTGTTgggcatgtgtgtgagagagaataaccaGAACTCTAACTCTAATGTAGTGGCACAGGAAATGCGGAAATGAGACTGAAGGAATTGAACACGCACCCTCGCCTTTGCCCCGACAGCCGCTATGGGCCGAATGATCTCCTGGTGTATCACTCTAAGATGCTGAAATTGTCCATGAAGTCATTTCATTCAAGAACTTTAGGATGGGAAATAACTTTTTGCCTTGTTAGTTTCGCCCAAATCCCAAGAAACGAAGATGAAGAGAGCAGACTATCTATA from Pristis pectinata isolate sPriPec2 chromosome 4, sPriPec2.1.pri, whole genome shotgun sequence carries:
- the LOC127569148 gene encoding protocadherin-10-like; amino-acid sequence: MANSALDNAIAFSRFAFMILGCTMGLISGQIRYSIPEEMELGAFVGNIAEDLRLNVPQLSARKLRLTSDNGGQYMKVNLDSGFLYIHERIDREFLCGPATMCTIPFEIILENPLTVHRVEVEILDVNDNRPTFRDSAVALQIAETIAPGIRFPLVSAEDPDIGINTVAAYIISSNEYFNLKAQRTENGVISAELQLEKPLDREMQSAFQLILTATDGGIPQRSGTTQILITVVDVNDNPPVFDHEIYKGSLIESVPKGTMVMKVKANDLDEGLNAEITYSFSKLTSPKVLELFSLNPHTGEIRVAGELDYEETSSYSLNVQAVDHGSPAIAGHSKVFIKVIDVNDNAPEIKVTSVTSKIPENAPPGTLISLLNVIDRDSGENGQFHCDVPKNIPFRIRMSSKNHFELITSDLLDREVVAEYKIPFVARDLGLPSLSTNKSIHVVISDVNDNAPQFGASSFNIYIMENNSPGSSIFAVTAKDRDMDQNSHISYSFLENLVQDFPVSTYLSINTMNGTIYALRSFDYEELKAFQLHIQARDAGVPPLSSSATVNVIILDQNDNAPVIVSPSAHSAPTAVEIVPQSAAQGYLVTKIMATDADSGQNARLFYQMVKATDPSLFNIGENSGEIRTARKILESDTTTQTLFILVKDNGRPSRSSSVTMQIAVLQNITEKVTGKSLRNSEYFPDLNLYLIIIFGCTSVLFLVIILLLIGMKYKQNTNISQEYYSPSCRGDSNCTFNRRPAMEETLRYPGTGRMIHVQEAQHYSVCLSPESAKSDFLFLKPCSAPMSQAQC